In Flavobacterium gelatinilyticum, a genomic segment contains:
- a CDS encoding RagB/SusD family nutrient uptake outer membrane protein, with the protein MKKIFKYLGLPVLMAGLLWSCEDLDVPITTQLTPEVFPQNSTQYIQTTGPVYAAFRGEYSFAWWWSQSLSTDEAILPARGGNWFDNRNYISMHYHDWTPDNGIVGSLWDWSSKVIGTSNQAMFILNQTMPEGADKSTLIAELKTMRAISYFMLMDSYGDVPLDTLYGDFTAHAKTSRKEVFNFIESELKKSVPNLNPASGISTYGRPNKQTANALLAKLYLNAEVYTGTSRFNECIAACDQVINSGLYNIEPRATYLQMFYPNNGPQMKEFIFAVPYDPAAVTVGFNGQMYHARYDVPRSERAKFGLPYTPSAPRSTLPEFYAYFNDPNDIRNKQWLTGLQFMNDGVTPVMVTTTKKGYDQFYTGSDGSAAFTYQVNLTPDIVLRQSEALFDCGNDEIAWNMGYRNIKFYPDNTSTNRNQNNDVPFLRYSDILLMKAEAILRGGSVTLGQSSDALVNMVRSNRTTSAALSGVTLEDLYAERCREFAQEAWHRNDMIRFGKFEGSWGFKTNTDTYRRVFPIPTNAMVLNPALTQTDGY; encoded by the coding sequence ATGAAAAAGATATTCAAATATTTAGGTCTGCCAGTTCTTATGGCTGGTTTATTATGGTCTTGCGAGGATCTTGATGTGCCAATTACAACACAGCTGACCCCGGAAGTATTTCCTCAAAATTCAACACAATATATTCAGACAACCGGACCTGTTTACGCTGCATTCCGCGGTGAGTATTCATTTGCCTGGTGGTGGTCGCAGTCCTTATCTACAGACGAGGCTATTTTACCGGCAAGAGGAGGAAACTGGTTCGATAACCGAAACTATATCTCGATGCATTATCACGACTGGACGCCGGACAACGGAATCGTAGGAAGTCTTTGGGACTGGTCATCTAAAGTTATCGGAACCAGCAATCAGGCAATGTTCATTCTAAACCAGACTATGCCGGAAGGAGCCGACAAATCAACGCTTATTGCTGAGTTAAAAACCATGAGGGCCATTTCGTATTTTATGCTGATGGACAGCTACGGCGATGTGCCATTGGATACACTTTACGGAGATTTTACCGCTCATGCCAAAACCAGCAGAAAAGAAGTTTTTAATTTCATCGAAAGTGAATTAAAAAAATCTGTTCCAAACCTGAATCCGGCATCGGGAATATCAACGTACGGACGACCAAATAAACAAACAGCCAATGCGCTTTTGGCTAAATTATATTTAAATGCAGAGGTATATACAGGAACATCACGTTTTAACGAATGTATTGCAGCCTGCGATCAGGTAATCAATTCAGGATTGTACAATATCGAACCGAGAGCAACTTATCTGCAGATGTTCTACCCAAACAACGGACCGCAGATGAAAGAGTTTATTTTCGCCGTTCCTTATGATCCTGCAGCAGTAACAGTGGGCTTTAACGGACAAATGTATCATGCCCGTTATGATGTGCCGCGTTCAGAAAGAGCAAAATTCGGACTTCCGTACACACCAAGTGCACCAAGAAGTACCCTGCCTGAATTCTATGCCTATTTTAATGATCCTAATGATATTCGTAACAAACAATGGTTAACAGGATTGCAATTTATGAATGACGGTGTTACACCGGTTATGGTAACGACTACCAAAAAAGGATACGATCAGTTTTATACCGGATCTGATGGAAGCGCCGCTTTTACCTATCAGGTTAACTTAACACCGGATATTGTGCTGCGTCAGAGTGAAGCTTTATTTGACTGCGGGAATGATGAAATTGCATGGAACATGGGGTACAGAAACATTAAGTTCTATCCGGACAACACATCAACAAACCGTAACCAAAACAATGACGTTCCGTTTTTGCGCTATTCCGATATCCTTTTAATGAAAGCAGAAGCTATCCTTAGAGGCGGAAGTGTGACTCTTGGACAAAGCTCGGATGCTTTAGTAAATATGGTTCGTTCTAACCGTACTACATCAGCAGCATTAAGTGGTGTAACCTTAGAAGACCTTTATGCCGAAAGATGCCGCGAGTTCGCGCAGGAAGCATGGCACAGAAACGACATGATCCGTTTTGGAAAATTCGAAGGTTCATGGGGATTCAAAACCAATACCGATACTTACCGCCGCGTTTTCCCAATACCAACAAACGCGATGGTCTTAAACCCGGCTTTAACACAAACCGATGGTTATTAA